From Draconibacterium halophilum, one genomic window encodes:
- a CDS encoding Ig-like domain-containing protein, whose product MKKLMYIVFFLMMATNLLAQETYVVDSVCVGAERTYRRDGEKLYLYDWHIIDHQLVDTFAVPGVDFEEVAGNDTTWGNEITHLWDAEGDYDLLVYVTTEHGCDTVEQGKVRVFPLPEVRVSEDIVLCDLNDFVVQGDTAWNHSVLYWASTGDGTFSDEYNLHPTYSFGSNDSVVGEVTLFLTAEGLADNGTCIPAVDSVTYRFSKPEIEFDVEPLLCYNDQDAIIRVNMLGGAPPFDFAWTGPDGYTSADSDSITGLGAGWYYLTVTDANDCYDIDSVEIVNPPELVDTIENVIQVSCYGYSDGAIAASASGGTGILSFSWTSELGASYAGDSIYNLPADTYYLTVTDENGCTTFDTVVLPEPEILLVDITADDTILCEGDVVILHGNPVGGTGELTHEWTGNGSVFLSAVNDSVTTFAGAPAGRYVFTYTITDEALCKASDSIVVNVYPPTSSTNFMEVCFGEPAFTWNNLTITSDADRIYLDTLFGANQYGCDSLLTLEVDVLFPETYDTIIYVCENDAPYQPYGNITILPDRDSIYLDTVRYVDSGCDSLLVTINVFSQPVTDTLLYAELCSGADEFQWNNRWIQTDYSEVYLDTMVNSFGCDSLLTYNVTINPPDTTFVFDTLCQDTEPYAWNDTVIVQTAFDSTYEATLQNSLGCDSLVYLEVHILPKSETELDTMVCYADLWYPWSTDKEFYAGWDSTYTDTLINQWGCDSVLFLNVEVQYPDTVNIDTTICEGEPVFAWGVNPVHQVDSYTDSIYTDVLQNQFGCDSIVNLDVRILRPVVITDTIEICENEPAFVWHSLDILTYRDSIYTDTLYYEAGCDSLRLELTLISHPISDTIIDTILCEGSPEFAWNTHTVSTFMDSTYLDTLPNMYGCDSTITLNVEIVPAFKDTFPEAICYGEPIADWYGQVISSEKDSVYIHNVPGPAGCDTLLYYEVTILPVTYEDLDTTLCYGLPDFMWNNRLISGTASDFYLDTLVNSYGCDSLLTYTVTILPPDTTLVYDTMCVGDPGYDWNGWTVSTTEEDIYEATLQTAYGCDSVAILYTTLLEGGSTYDTIFACEEYYWEATDETYTTTGDAFHIVGSETACPDTSWLHMVISPPIVIDTLVQHVLCYGDSTGLIELTVSGGMNSYSYEWSNGETTQNISNLTAGIYTVTVTTPVTDTLDCYATMDIVITEPTPVTITEDQIVHVDVMGESTGSIEVTVAGGTPAYTYAWINEASDTVDISEDLFNQPAGDYTLTVTDDNGCIATFTATITEPVPLDKYMAPLTDEICYEELVNYSLPQNLSEYLALDTSAEAYSLDCDLDTSTFDAEIVSISNDVYCYEEVRRYSIVTICGDTLSATHRIIVDDREAPEIYCPPDFSVSNGIIPAAYDSTEFWDEGGSMYDNCGIVSFELIDEQTQDLSDHILVTRTYEVTDYCGNVNQCVHIIKVYSDVAIDLVCSNLPKVYYECSDFRPNYRDTSDFWAAGGRYYSSVPIDTFFYTDKVDGVYCPTINRTYTLRNVAGQTVTCTQTFEVLDDVAPTLILPDKHIYCNESWPLYSDYVDVLQFRNSHGNDAFDNCGNRSIRSVALFSVNVTGTCPTVQERVYRITDQCGNFSFETELVYINDTIPPDVTNFPYELTVSCDVPEPYTDASLYANDDCEDVEIIHEKDSLGGIDEPGVVYRFYTFSDGCNDVPVVQKITVVLDEVAEFDGLSPLCQFTPSPELPDTSKNGITGHWEIDSIPTGVVGTFTYIFYPDSGQCAGPADIVVEILPAIELTQTHLDQGYNPNPVGSIDLDIAGGSGSYTINWNFPNGYSANSEDITNLYAGDYWVEVSDEIGCYDSLSVTLLAYEPEFSCPPDTLIECPDITQYPGTNDINEFIAMGGYYDPISIFRNLDYFDVVDTTEYCLTIERTYVVEDIYGRRDSCTQTIDFYDLVPPVIVAPDGDTAECLSTIVPTIETFADFLAMTGTDAYDPNCTIDPSTFTVRDTAIVLQPGRSQVIYYFSIEDFCGNIGRDTTYYLITDDEAPEVWCADITVYLDENGQYHLTIQDSMTMVDSMYDNCTAPEDMRVEIEIDLITCEDVESGAQARITVYDEGGLSAECTANITVVDNLPPEAICQDITIYLDETGVAYITPPDIDNGSFDNCELDSIWISRDRFDCFDVGENEVELYAVDVYGLRDTCIGIVTVIDPVDPYIVCRPLQTIQLDEYGKFDLSWDFVTDSVSDECGIDTVLLDDYELDCDNIGFTIITVTAYDVNGNSSTCEAEFEVFGNIPPNVQNDTAVTAVNVAVEIPVTNNDYDLKTNINLESLGVLIGPSNGSVVVDNETGIVTYTPNLNYEGPDVFRYTICDDGIPCEPECGEAIVFITVRPVNEPPVAVDDYYEVPCGELFGDVTLNDSDPDGDQIFVNPIPVTPPDSGALTLFDNGNFEYIPFDGFFGTDSFQYVICDNGIPSLCDTAWVYITRVPDNDCDGVADAIDIDDDNDGIRDNIENGGFWPEDQMGLIDSDNDGIPDYMDIDSDNDGIPDNIEGQGENNYVPPSGIDANGDGWDDVYDVTIGGVITFDEQLTDTDGDSMPDYLDIDSDNDGVFDMIEGHDADHNGIADVIRWYSDEDQDGLDDAYDTYSGWADYGNELGSNAPLQDFDDDGTRDWRDTNDEDDEYQTVNEDLNGNGDYSDDDLDLDGYPEYLDTELNCELFIPEGFSPNDDGVHDFFQILCIQKYPNNKLMIFNRNGVKLWEKEHYGILDVWGTYHDAWWWGTSENVLTIGRSGGLPAGNYIYVLILNDGKGTVKNGTVMLAY is encoded by the coding sequence ATGAAAAAATTGATGTACATAGTATTCTTCCTGATGATGGCGACAAATCTGCTCGCCCAGGAAACCTATGTCGTCGATTCAGTATGTGTAGGCGCCGAACGAACTTATCGTCGCGATGGTGAAAAACTCTATTTGTACGACTGGCATATTATCGACCACCAGTTGGTTGATACCTTTGCAGTACCCGGCGTTGATTTTGAAGAGGTGGCAGGTAATGATACCACCTGGGGAAATGAAATTACCCATTTGTGGGATGCCGAAGGCGATTATGATCTGCTTGTTTATGTAACTACTGAACACGGTTGTGATACCGTAGAACAGGGAAAGGTGCGGGTATTCCCGCTTCCGGAGGTACGGGTAAGCGAAGACATCGTACTGTGTGACCTTAATGACTTTGTGGTGCAGGGCGATACCGCCTGGAACCACAGCGTATTGTACTGGGCAAGCACCGGCGACGGAACGTTCAGCGATGAATACAACCTGCATCCTACCTATAGCTTTGGCTCCAACGATAGTGTGGTTGGTGAAGTAACGCTCTTCCTTACCGCCGAAGGTTTGGCCGACAACGGGACCTGTATTCCTGCAGTGGATTCAGTAACGTACCGCTTTAGCAAACCTGAAATTGAATTTGACGTAGAACCTCTGCTTTGTTATAACGACCAGGATGCAATAATAAGGGTAAACATGCTGGGGGGAGCGCCTCCGTTTGATTTTGCATGGACCGGCCCCGATGGATATACTTCTGCTGATTCGGACAGTATTACAGGCCTTGGTGCCGGTTGGTATTACCTGACCGTTACCGATGCCAATGATTGTTACGATATCGATTCAGTGGAGATTGTTAATCCTCCGGAACTGGTAGACACTATCGAAAATGTAATTCAGGTCAGTTGTTACGGCTATTCCGACGGAGCTATTGCGGCATCGGCAAGTGGTGGCACCGGCATACTGTCGTTCTCCTGGACCAGCGAACTGGGGGCGAGCTACGCGGGCGACTCCATATACAACCTGCCTGCCGATACCTATTACCTGACCGTTACCGACGAAAACGGCTGTACAACTTTTGATACGGTAGTACTTCCCGAGCCCGAGATCTTGTTGGTAGATATAACTGCCGATGATACCATTTTATGTGAAGGCGACGTGGTAATCTTACACGGAAATCCGGTGGGCGGAACAGGGGAGCTTACCCACGAATGGACCGGCAACGGATCGGTATTCCTGAGTGCGGTTAACGATAGCGTTACTACTTTTGCCGGAGCACCCGCAGGACGTTATGTATTTACCTACACCATTACTGATGAAGCTTTATGCAAAGCTTCAGATTCGATTGTAGTGAATGTATATCCGCCAACTTCCAGTACCAATTTTATGGAAGTATGTTTCGGAGAACCTGCGTTTACCTGGAATAACCTAACCATAACGAGCGACGCTGACAGGATTTACCTCGATACCTTGTTTGGGGCAAATCAGTATGGTTGCGACTCGTTACTTACTTTAGAAGTTGATGTATTGTTCCCGGAAACCTACGATACAATAATATACGTTTGCGAGAACGATGCACCCTACCAGCCATATGGCAACATTACTATTTTACCCGATCGCGACAGCATTTACCTCGATACGGTTCGCTACGTTGACTCGGGTTGTGATTCTTTGTTGGTTACCATTAATGTATTCTCGCAGCCTGTAACCGATACCCTGTTGTATGCAGAACTTTGTTCGGGTGCTGATGAGTTCCAGTGGAACAACCGTTGGATACAAACCGATTACAGCGAAGTTTATCTTGATACAATGGTAAACAGCTTTGGTTGCGATTCGCTGCTAACTTATAATGTTACTATTAATCCGCCGGATACAACATTCGTTTTCGATACGCTTTGTCAGGATACAGAACCCTATGCATGGAACGATACCGTAATTGTTCAAACCGCTTTTGACAGTACCTACGAGGCCACACTTCAAAATAGTTTGGGTTGCGATTCGCTGGTTTACCTCGAAGTTCATATACTTCCAAAATCGGAAACCGAACTCGATACAATGGTTTGTTATGCCGATCTTTGGTACCCGTGGAGTACCGATAAAGAGTTTTATGCCGGATGGGATAGTACTTACACCGATACGCTGATAAACCAATGGGGCTGCGATTCCGTATTGTTCCTCAATGTTGAGGTTCAATATCCGGATACGGTGAACATCGATACAACCATTTGTGAAGGCGAACCTGTTTTTGCATGGGGAGTAAATCCGGTTCATCAGGTAGACTCGTATACCGATAGTATTTATACCGATGTATTGCAGAACCAGTTTGGTTGCGACTCCATTGTTAATCTTGATGTTCGCATACTTCGCCCGGTTGTTATTACCGATACCATAGAAATCTGTGAAAACGAACCGGCTTTTGTATGGCACTCGCTTGATATTTTAACCTACAGAGATAGTATTTACACCGATACGCTCTATTATGAGGCGGGTTGCGACTCGCTGCGATTGGAGTTAACATTAATCTCGCATCCGATTTCAGATACGATTATCGATACTATACTATGTGAGGGAAGTCCTGAATTTGCCTGGAATACGCATACCGTATCCACATTTATGGACAGTACTTACCTCGACACCTTGCCAAATATGTATGGTTGCGATTCAACCATAACATTGAATGTCGAGATCGTACCTGCGTTTAAAGATACCTTCCCCGAAGCTATTTGTTATGGTGAACCTATTGCGGATTGGTATGGACAAGTTATATCATCAGAAAAGGACAGTGTATACATTCACAATGTGCCGGGTCCGGCAGGTTGCGATACTTTACTGTATTATGAAGTGACTATTTTGCCTGTTACCTATGAGGATCTTGATACCACGCTGTGTTACGGATTACCTGATTTTATGTGGAACAATCGTTTAATTTCAGGAACGGCTAGTGATTTCTATCTCGATACTTTAGTTAACAGTTACGGTTGCGACTCCTTGTTAACCTATACTGTAACCATTTTGCCACCTGATACCACACTAGTTTACGACACGATGTGTGTTGGAGATCCGGGGTATGACTGGAACGGATGGACGGTATCAACAACTGAGGAAGATATTTATGAAGCAACTTTGCAAACTGCTTATGGCTGCGATTCGGTTGCTATACTGTATACAACCTTACTGGAAGGTGGCTCTACCTACGACACCATTTTCGCTTGCGAAGAATATTACTGGGAAGCAACAGACGAAACGTATACCACAACCGGCGATGCCTTCCATATTGTTGGAAGCGAAACAGCTTGCCCGGATACATCGTGGTTGCACATGGTAATCAGTCCGCCAATTGTTATCGATACGCTTGTTCAGCATGTACTTTGTTACGGCGACAGCACCGGATTGATAGAACTTACGGTAAGTGGAGGTATGAATAGCTATTCGTACGAATGGAGTAACGGAGAAACCACGCAAAATATTAGCAACCTCACTGCCGGTATATACACCGTTACCGTTACAACACCGGTAACCGATACGCTGGATTGTTATGCAACAATGGATATTGTAATAACCGAACCAACTCCGGTTACCATTACCGAAGACCAAATAGTACATGTTGACGTTATGGGTGAATCAACCGGTAGCATTGAAGTTACTGTGGCTGGTGGTACTCCCGCTTATACTTACGCCTGGATAAATGAAGCCAGCGACACAGTTGATATAAGCGAAGACTTATTCAACCAGCCTGCAGGAGATTATACTTTAACGGTAACTGATGACAATGGCTGTATTGCAACATTTACCGCTACAATTACTGAGCCTGTGCCGCTGGATAAGTACATGGCGCCACTGACGGATGAGATTTGCTATGAAGAGCTAGTTAACTATTCTCTTCCGCAGAATCTTTCGGAATACCTGGCGCTTGATACCAGTGCAGAAGCTTATTCTTTGGATTGTGATCTTGATACTTCCACTTTTGATGCAGAAATAGTTAGTATAAGCAACGATGTCTATTGTTACGAAGAGGTTCGCCGATATAGTATCGTTACTATTTGTGGCGATACGCTTAGTGCTACACATCGGATAATTGTTGATGACCGGGAAGCTCCGGAAATATATTGTCCTCCTGACTTCTCTGTTTCAAACGGAATTATTCCGGCTGCATATGATTCAACGGAATTCTGGGATGAAGGAGGTTCTATGTATGATAATTGCGGAATAGTAAGCTTTGAACTAATTGATGAGCAAACACAAGACCTTTCTGATCACATACTTGTGACTCGAACATATGAAGTAACTGACTATTGTGGAAATGTAAATCAATGTGTGCACATAATTAAAGTTTATTCAGATGTTGCTATTGATTTGGTTTGTTCGAACCTGCCTAAGGTGTATTATGAGTGTAGTGATTTCAGACCTAATTACAGAGACACAAGTGATTTTTGGGCTGCTGGTGGTCGGTATTATAGCTCAGTACCAATTGATACTTTCTTTTACACGGATAAAGTGGATGGAGTCTATTGTCCTACAATAAATCGTACCTATACCTTACGCAATGTAGCCGGCCAGACAGTAACATGTACGCAAACATTTGAAGTACTGGATGATGTGGCGCCAACACTCATTCTTCCGGATAAACATATTTACTGTAATGAATCATGGCCACTATATAGTGATTATGTTGATGTACTTCAGTTCAGAAATTCGCATGGAAACGATGCATTTGATAATTGTGGAAACAGATCGATTCGTTCGGTTGCCTTGTTTAGTGTCAATGTTACTGGAACGTGTCCTACTGTTCAGGAAAGGGTTTATAGGATTACCGATCAATGTGGAAACTTTAGTTTTGAAACAGAGTTGGTATACATTAACGATACCATTCCGCCGGATGTAACAAACTTTCCATACGAATTAACCGTTTCATGCGATGTGCCGGAGCCATATACCGATGCAAGCCTGTATGCTAACGATGATTGTGAAGACGTGGAGATTATTCATGAGAAAGATTCGCTTGGCGGTATTGACGAGCCGGGTGTTGTTTACCGCTTCTATACCTTTAGTGATGGCTGTAACGATGTGCCGGTAGTTCAGAAAATTACAGTGGTACTTGATGAAGTGGCCGAATTCGACGGACTTTCACCACTGTGTCAGTTTACACCGTCGCCGGAGTTGCCCGATACCTCGAAAAACGGTATTACCGGCCATTGGGAAATCGATTCCATTCCAACCGGTGTGGTGGGTACATTTACCTACATTTTCTATCCCGATTCAGGTCAGTGTGCCGGTCCGGCAGATATTGTGGTGGAAATTCTTCCTGCCATCGAGCTTACGCAAACACACCTTGATCAGGGCTATAATCCAAATCCTGTTGGAAGTATCGATCTGGATATTGCCGGAGGAAGCGGATCGTATACCATTAACTGGAATTTTCCAAATGGCTATTCGGCAAATTCAGAAGACATCACAAACTTATATGCCGGTGATTATTGGGTGGAAGTAAGCGATGAAATTGGTTGTTATGATAGCCTTTCAGTTACCTTGCTGGCTTATGAGCCGGAATTCAGCTGTCCGCCTGATACGCTGATTGAATGTCCGGATATTACGCAATACCCGGGTACCAACGATATAAATGAGTTTATTGCGATGGGCGGATATTATGATCCGATCAGTATATTCCGCAATTTGGATTACTTCGATGTGGTGGATACAACGGAATACTGTTTAACTATCGAGCGTACTTATGTAGTTGAAGATATTTACGGAAGACGGGATTCATGTACACAAACAATCGATTTCTACGATCTCGTTCCTCCGGTAATAGTTGCTCCTGATGGTGATACAGCTGAATGTCTGTCGACTATTGTACCGACAATTGAAACCTTTGCTGATTTCTTGGCAATGACGGGAACCGATGCGTACGATCCGAATTGTACAATCGATCCATCAACATTCACTGTTCGCGATACAGCCATTGTCTTACAGCCGGGTCGTTCGCAGGTAATTTATTATTTCAGTATTGAAGACTTCTGCGGAAACATTGGCCGCGATACCACTTATTACCTGATTACCGACGATGAGGCTCCTGAAGTATGGTGTGCCGATATTACCGTTTATCTCGATGAAAACGGGCAGTATCATTTAACGATTCAGGATTCAATGACAATGGTGGATAGTATGTACGACAATTGTACTGCTCCTGAAGACATGCGGGTGGAAATAGAAATAGACCTAATTACCTGCGAAGATGTAGAATCGGGAGCACAGGCACGAATAACGGTTTATGATGAGGGCGGTCTTTCTGCAGAATGTACGGCAAACATTACCGTTGTTGATAATCTTCCGCCGGAGGCTATTTGCCAGGATATTACTATTTATCTCGACGAAACAGGCGTGGCATACATAACACCACCGGATATTGATAACGGATCCTTCGATAATTGTGAGCTCGACAGCATTTGGATTTCGCGTGATCGTTTCGACTGTTTTGATGTAGGCGAAAACGAAGTTGAACTGTATGCCGTTGATGTTTATGGTTTAAGAGACACTTGTATTGGTATCGTTACCGTTATTGATCCTGTTGATCCTTATATCGTTTGTCGTCCGTTACAAACCATTCAACTCGATGAATACGGTAAATTCGATTTATCGTGGGATTTTGTAACCGACAGCGTTTCGGATGAATGTGGAATTGATACCGTACTGTTAGACGATTATGAACTTGATTGTGATAACATTGGTTTCACCATAATTACAGTAACAGCATACGATGTAAACGGAAATTCAAGCACTTGTGAAGCCGAGTTTGAGGTATTCGGTAATATTCCGCCAAATGTACAAAACGATACGGCCGTAACTGCAGTGAATGTGGCCGTTGAAATTCCGGTGACCAACAACGACTACGACCTGAAAACAAATATTAATCTTGAATCACTTGGAGTTCTGATTGGTCCAAGTAACGGTTCGGTTGTGGTTGATAATGAAACCGGTATTGTAACTTACACACCTAACCTGAATTATGAAGGTCCGGATGTCTTCCGCTATACGATTTGTGATGATGGTATACCTTGTGAGCCGGAATGTGGTGAAGCAATAGTATTTATTACTGTTCGTCCGGTTAACGAACCACCAGTAGCAGTAGATGATTATTACGAAGTTCCATGTGGCGAGTTGTTTGGTGATGTTACGCTGAACGATTCCGATCCTGATGGTGATCAAATCTTCGTTAATCCAATACCGGTAACACCACCTGATAGTGGCGCATTAACCTTGTTCGATAACGGAAACTTCGAATACATTCCGTTTGATGGATTCTTCGGAACCGATAGCTTCCAGTATGTAATTTGCGATAACGGAATACCATCGTTGTGCGACACGGCATGGGTTTACATCACGCGAGTTCCTGATAACGATTGTGATGGTGTTGCCGATGCTATTGATATTGATGATGATAACGACGGTATCAGGGATAATATTGAAAATGGTGGTTTCTGGCCTGAGGATCAGATGGGATTGATAGATTCCGATAACGATGGCATACCGGATTATATGGATATTGATTCGGATAATGATGGTATTCCGGATAATATTGAAGGTCAGGGCGAGAACAATTATGTACCGCCTTCGGGAATTGATGCAAATGGCGATGGATGGGATGATGTTTACGATGTAACCATTGGCGGTGTTATTACCTTTGATGAACAGCTTACCGATACCGATGGCGACTCGATGCCGGATTATCTGGATATTGATTCGGACAACGACGGTGTATTTGATATGATTGAAGGACATGATGCCGACCACAATGGTATTGCCGATGTAATTAGATGGTACAGCGATGAAGACCAGGATGGATTGGATGATGCTTATGATACCTACTCCGGATGGGCCGATTATGGTAATGAGCTGGGAAGTAATGCGCCGCTGCAAGACTTTGACGACGATGGAACACGCGACTGGCGCGATACCAACGACGAAGATGATGAATACCAAACCGTAAATGAAGACCTGAATGGTAATGGTGATTACAGCGACGATGACCTCGACCTCGATGGTTATCCGGAATACCTGGATACCGAGTTGAATTGCGAGCTGTTTATTCCTGAAGGATTCTCGCCAAACGATGACGGTGTTCACGATTTCTTCCAGATCTTGTGTATTCAGAAATATCCGAATAACAAACTGATGATATTTAACCGTAACGGGGTTAAATTGTGGGAAAAAGAACACTACGGTATCCTCGATGTTTGGGGAACTTACCACGATGCATGGTGGTGGGGAACGTCAGAAAACGTGCTTACCATTGGCCGATCAGGAGGCTTGCCGGCCGGTAACTACATTTATGTACTGATACTGAACGATGGAAAAGGTACCGTTAAGAATGGTACGGTAATGTTGGCCTACTAG
- a CDS encoding GxxExxY protein, with protein sequence MKENDISGKIIGCAIEVHKALGPGLLESAYEECLFYEIKAAGLLVERQKPLPVVYKEVKLEAGYRIDLLVERKVVVELKAVEALNDVHTAQVLTYLKLSGCKLGLLMNFNVYRLSDGIRRLVNKL encoded by the coding sequence ATGAAAGAGAACGACATATCGGGAAAAATAATAGGCTGTGCCATAGAGGTGCATAAGGCACTTGGTCCGGGCTTGCTGGAAAGTGCCTACGAGGAATGTCTGTTCTATGAAATAAAAGCAGCTGGTTTGTTAGTGGAACGACAGAAACCTTTGCCGGTAGTTTATAAGGAAGTGAAACTGGAGGCGGGATACCGGATTGATTTATTGGTTGAAAGAAAGGTTGTGGTTGAATTAAAAGCAGTGGAGGCATTAAATGATGTGCATACAGCGCAGGTATTAACCTACTTAAAATTATCGGGGTGTAAACTTGGGCTGTTAATGAATTTTAATGTTTATAGATTGAGTGACGGAATAAGAAGATTAGTGAATAAATTATGA